Proteins from a genomic interval of Kitasatospora kifunensis:
- a CDS encoding IclR family transcriptional regulator gives MASTPAQASTGSERSSAGSVQSVDRAFQLLEALADSGGIATLSELSTTSGLPMPTIHRLVRTLAQQGYVRQDTARRYTLGPRLIRLGETAGRLLGSWARPYLAELMEATGETANLAVLEGGEVVYVGQVQSRRSMRMFTEVGRRVQPHCTGVGKALLAQLPEAEARAVLGTQPLPAHTEFTVTDPDALFEQLAAAREAGYVVDDQEQEIGVRCIAVAVPGAPTPTALSVSGPEARIRALEEQSGSSALVPVMRQIAQRLGAVLAP, from the coding sequence GTGGCCAGCACCCCCGCCCAAGCCTCGACCGGATCCGAGCGCTCCTCCGCAGGGAGCGTGCAGTCCGTCGATCGCGCCTTCCAACTCCTGGAGGCACTCGCCGACTCGGGCGGCATCGCCACTCTCAGCGAGCTGTCCACCACCTCGGGCCTGCCGATGCCCACCATCCACCGACTGGTTCGTACCCTCGCACAGCAGGGCTATGTCCGCCAGGACACCGCGCGGCGCTACACCCTCGGCCCGCGGCTGATCCGGCTCGGCGAGACCGCCGGGCGGCTGCTTGGCAGTTGGGCCCGCCCCTACCTCGCGGAGCTGATGGAGGCCACCGGCGAGACCGCCAACCTGGCCGTCCTGGAGGGCGGCGAGGTGGTCTACGTCGGCCAGGTGCAGTCCCGCCGCTCGATGCGGATGTTCACCGAGGTCGGCCGCCGGGTCCAGCCGCACTGCACGGGCGTGGGCAAGGCGCTGCTCGCCCAGCTGCCCGAGGCGGAGGCCCGCGCCGTACTGGGCACCCAGCCGCTGCCCGCACACACCGAGTTCACCGTCACCGACCCCGACGCCCTCTTCGAGCAACTGGCCGCCGCCCGCGAGGCCGGCTACGTGGTGGACGACCAGGAGCAGGAGATCGGCGTGCGCTGCATCGCCGTGGCGGTCCCCGGCGCGCCGACGCCCACCGCGCTGTCCGTCTCCGGCCCCGAGGCGCGGATCCGCGCGCT
- the aceB gene encoding malate synthase A: MATDQGPVGAAAAPVVTVAGPRVARAEEVLTPEAVAFVVGLHRTFEGRRQELLARRRTRRAEIAQAGTLDFLPETAEIRAADWQVAPAPRALQDRRVEITGPTDRKMVINALNSGAKVWLADFEDATSPTWQSVVSGQLNLIDAYEGRIDFTSPEGKEYRLRPAAELATVVVRPRGWHLDENHLLVDGTPVAGAFFDFGLYFFHNAERLLAKGPDDPNSGPYFYLPKTESHLEARLWNDVFSHAQAQLGILHGTIRATVLIETITAAFEMDEILYELRDHAAGLNAGRWDYLFSIVKNFRDAGEHYILPDRNSVGMTSPFMAAYARLLVQTCHKRGAHAIGGMAAFIPSRKDPEVNAAALEKVKADKDREAANGFDGSWVAHPDLVPVARASFDAVLGERANQKENPGSGEQVTAAQLLDIAGAGGSCTEAGLRNAVAVGLRYCEAWLRGLGAVGIFNMMEDAATAEISRSQIWQWIHNGVVLADSGEKATAELTRRLVAEELAQIQAELGEEAYAAGRWAQARELFEQVSLAEDFVDFLTLPGYALLG, encoded by the coding sequence ATGGCTACAGACCAGGGACCCGTCGGTGCTGCTGCCGCTCCGGTCGTCACTGTTGCCGGTCCGCGCGTCGCCCGTGCGGAGGAGGTGCTGACTCCCGAGGCGGTTGCCTTCGTGGTCGGCCTCCATCGGACTTTCGAAGGCCGCCGGCAGGAACTCCTTGCTCGCCGCCGCACCCGCCGGGCCGAGATCGCCCAGGCCGGCACGCTCGACTTCCTGCCCGAGACCGCCGAGATCCGCGCCGCGGACTGGCAGGTCGCCCCGGCACCCCGGGCGCTGCAGGACCGCCGAGTGGAGATCACCGGGCCGACCGACCGCAAGATGGTGATCAACGCGCTCAACTCCGGCGCCAAGGTCTGGCTGGCCGACTTCGAGGACGCCACCTCGCCCACCTGGCAGTCGGTGGTCAGCGGCCAGCTCAACCTGATCGACGCCTACGAAGGCCGGATCGACTTCACCTCGCCCGAGGGCAAGGAGTACCGGCTGCGGCCCGCCGCCGAACTCGCCACCGTGGTGGTCCGCCCGCGCGGCTGGCACCTGGACGAGAACCACCTGCTGGTGGACGGCACCCCGGTGGCCGGCGCCTTCTTCGACTTCGGCCTCTACTTCTTCCACAACGCCGAGCGGCTGCTGGCCAAGGGCCCCGACGACCCCAACTCCGGGCCGTACTTCTACCTCCCGAAGACCGAGAGCCACCTCGAAGCGCGGCTGTGGAACGACGTCTTCAGCCACGCCCAGGCCCAACTCGGCATCCTGCACGGCACCATCAGGGCCACCGTGCTGATCGAGACGATCACCGCCGCCTTCGAGATGGACGAGATCCTCTACGAGCTGCGCGACCACGCCGCCGGGCTCAACGCGGGCCGCTGGGACTACCTCTTCTCGATCGTCAAGAACTTCCGCGACGCGGGCGAGCACTACATCCTGCCGGACCGCAACAGTGTGGGCATGACCTCGCCGTTCATGGCCGCCTACGCCCGCCTGCTGGTGCAGACCTGCCACAAGCGCGGCGCGCACGCGATCGGCGGGATGGCCGCCTTCATCCCCAGCCGCAAGGACCCCGAGGTCAACGCGGCCGCGCTGGAGAAGGTCAAGGCGGACAAGGACCGCGAGGCCGCGAACGGCTTCGACGGCTCCTGGGTGGCCCACCCCGACCTGGTCCCGGTGGCCCGCGCCAGCTTCGACGCGGTGCTCGGCGAGCGGGCCAACCAGAAGGAGAACCCGGGCTCGGGCGAGCAGGTGACGGCCGCCCAGCTGCTCGACATCGCCGGCGCCGGCGGCTCCTGCACCGAGGCCGGGCTGCGCAACGCGGTCGCGGTGGGCCTGCGGTACTGCGAGGCGTGGCTGCGCGGTCTTGGCGCGGTGGGCATCTTCAACATGATGGAGGACGCGGCCACCGCCGAGATCTCCCGCTCGCAGATCTGGCAGTGGATCCACAACGGCGTGGTGCTGGCCGACAGTGGCGAGAAGGCCACCGCCGAGCTGACCCGCCGCCTGGTCGCCGAGGAACTGGCCCAGATCCAGGCCGAGTTGGGCGAGGAAGCATACGCGGCGGGCCGGTGGGCCCAGGCGCGTGAACTCTTCGAGCAGGTCTCGCTCGCCGAGGACTTCGTCGACTTCCTGACGCTGCCAGGCTACGCACTGCTCGGCTGA
- a CDS encoding allophanate hydrolase-related protein — MFLNGQAMRGGEFHPLLGDAPFLGVVRTAPGHRFFSIRDVCPGLLPDPAVDSAIEGELYELSLELLRDVILPGEPGELEFGVIELADGSACFSMVLARGELERGVHKEITDFGGWRAYLASLGREF, encoded by the coding sequence ATGTTCCTCAACGGCCAGGCGATGCGCGGTGGCGAGTTCCACCCGCTGCTGGGCGACGCGCCCTTCCTCGGTGTGGTCCGCACCGCGCCCGGCCACCGCTTCTTCTCGATCCGGGACGTCTGCCCCGGCCTGCTGCCCGACCCGGCGGTGGACAGCGCGATCGAGGGGGAGCTGTACGAGCTCAGCCTGGAGCTGCTGCGTGATGTGATCCTGCCGGGCGAGCCGGGCGAGTTGGAGTTCGGCGTGATCGAACTGGCGGACGGTAGCGCCTGCTTCTCGATGGTGCTGGCCCGTGGCGAACTGGAGCGCGGGGTGCACAAGGAGATCACCGACTTCGGCGGCTGGCGCGCCTACCTGGCTTCGCTGGGGCGCGAGTTCTGA
- the gcl gene encoding glyoxylate carboligase — MPRMTAARAAVEILKREGVEVAFGVPGAAINPFYAALKAGGGINHTLARHVEGASHMAEGYTRTKAGNIGVCIGTSGPAGTDMITGLYSAIADSIPILCITGQAPVAKLHKEDFQAVDIASIAKPVTKAATTVLEAAQVPGVFQQAFHLMRSGRPGPVLIDLPIDVQLTEIEFDPETYQPLPVYKPAATRAQIEKAIGFLLESERPLIVAGGGIVNADASDLLVEFAELTGTPVIPTLMGWGTIADDHELNAGMVGVQTSHRYGNANFLASDFVLGIGNRWANRHTGYKLDVYTEGRKFVHVDIEPTQIGKIFAPDFGIASDAKAALELFVEVAKELKADGKLPDRGEWVAAVQERKATLQRRTHFDNVPMKPQRVYEEMNKAFGPETRYVTTIGLSQIAGAQLLHVYKPRHWINCGQAGPLGWTIPAALGVATADPETPVVALSGDYDFQFMLEELAVGAQHRIPYVHVLVNNAYLGLIRQAQIGLDINFQVNLEFENLNSPELGVYGVDHVKVVEGLGCKAIRVTEPDQLLPAFEQAKKLAAEYRVPVVVEAILERITNIAMSKTQDISDVSEFEELATEPGHAPTAIRPLV; from the coding sequence ATGCCTCGAATGACAGCCGCCCGCGCGGCAGTTGAGATCCTCAAGCGCGAAGGCGTCGAGGTCGCGTTCGGCGTGCCGGGCGCCGCGATCAACCCCTTCTACGCCGCACTCAAGGCCGGTGGCGGGATCAACCACACGCTGGCCCGGCATGTCGAGGGCGCCTCGCACATGGCCGAGGGCTACACCCGCACCAAGGCGGGCAACATCGGTGTCTGCATCGGTACGTCGGGTCCGGCCGGCACCGACATGATCACCGGGCTGTACTCGGCGATCGCCGACTCGATCCCGATCCTGTGCATCACCGGGCAGGCGCCGGTCGCCAAGCTGCACAAGGAGGACTTCCAGGCCGTCGACATCGCCTCGATCGCCAAGCCGGTCACCAAGGCGGCCACCACCGTGCTGGAGGCCGCTCAGGTCCCCGGCGTCTTCCAGCAGGCCTTCCACCTGATGCGCTCCGGGCGTCCGGGACCGGTCCTGATCGACCTGCCGATCGACGTCCAGCTGACCGAGATCGAGTTCGACCCGGAGACCTACCAGCCGCTGCCGGTCTACAAGCCGGCCGCGACCCGGGCCCAGATCGAGAAGGCGATCGGCTTCCTGCTGGAGTCCGAGCGGCCGCTGATCGTGGCGGGCGGCGGCATCGTCAACGCCGACGCCAGCGACCTGCTGGTCGAGTTCGCCGAGCTGACCGGCACCCCGGTCATCCCCACCCTGATGGGCTGGGGCACCATCGCCGACGACCACGAGCTGAACGCCGGCATGGTCGGCGTGCAGACCTCGCACCGCTACGGCAACGCGAACTTCCTGGCCTCGGACTTCGTCCTGGGCATCGGCAACCGCTGGGCCAACCGCCACACCGGCTACAAGCTGGACGTCTACACCGAGGGCCGCAAGTTCGTCCACGTCGACATCGAGCCGACCCAGATCGGCAAGATCTTCGCCCCGGACTTCGGCATCGCCTCGGACGCCAAGGCCGCCCTGGAGCTCTTCGTCGAGGTCGCCAAGGAGCTCAAGGCGGACGGCAAGCTGCCCGACCGCGGCGAGTGGGTCGCCGCCGTCCAGGAGCGCAAGGCCACCCTGCAGCGCCGCACCCACTTCGACAACGTGCCGATGAAGCCGCAGCGCGTCTACGAGGAGATGAACAAGGCCTTCGGGCCCGAGACCCGCTACGTCACCACCATCGGCCTGTCCCAGATCGCCGGCGCGCAGCTGCTGCACGTCTACAAGCCGCGCCACTGGATCAACTGCGGCCAGGCCGGCCCGCTCGGCTGGACCATCCCGGCCGCCCTGGGAGTGGCCACCGCCGACCCCGAGACCCCGGTGGTCGCGCTCTCCGGCGACTACGACTTCCAGTTCATGCTGGAGGAGCTGGCGGTCGGTGCCCAGCACCGGATCCCCTACGTCCACGTCCTGGTGAACAACGCCTACCTGGGCCTGATCCGGCAGGCGCAGATCGGCCTGGACATCAACTTCCAGGTCAACCTGGAGTTCGAGAACCTCAACTCCCCGGAGCTGGGCGTCTACGGCGTCGACCACGTCAAGGTGGTCGAGGGGCTGGGCTGCAAGGCGATCCGGGTCACCGAGCCGGACCAGCTGCTGCCCGCCTTCGAGCAGGCCAAGAAGCTCGCCGCCGAGTACCGCGTCCCGGTGGTCGTCGAGGCGATCCTGGAGCGGATCACCAACATCGCGATGAGCAAGACCCAGGACATCAGCGACGTCAGCGAGTTCGAGGAGCTGGCCACCGAGCCGGGCCACGCCCCCACCGCGATCCGGCCGCTGGTCTGA